In Chryseobacterium turcicum, a single window of DNA contains:
- a CDS encoding NAD(P)/FAD-dependent oxidoreductase, giving the protein MDKEIVDVLVIGAGPSGCVSSAYLKKNNINVKVVEKTKFPRLVVGESLIPRVMDHFDEAGLFPALDKMGFEKKMGARFMRGNEVCIFDFSNKFGDGWDWTWQVPRADFDNTLAQEVINKGIDLEFETEVIGIEFNGTDSITTVKDKNGNTKEIHAKFVIDSSGYGRVLPRLLDLEKPSKLSPHSAMFAHVEDINREEGEEGTLISFDIIETEVWLWVIPFSNGNTSIGIVGPTDYIEKLSENGDPTEALRKAISLSDYYVKRFGDVEFLFEPRHLKDYSCSVKSLYGDGFALTGNASEFLDPVFSSGMAFATESGMLAAKLAIRQLNGEKIDWQKEYSDYILYGVNVFTTYVKEWYTGNLQELFFHQPENPDVKRKICAVLAGYVWDKKNTFVRIHDTAVVNLANFIKAEKQQA; this is encoded by the coding sequence ATGGACAAAGAAATTGTTGATGTTTTAGTAATTGGAGCTGGACCTTCCGGATGTGTATCTTCTGCTTATTTAAAGAAGAACAACATCAATGTGAAAGTTGTTGAAAAAACAAAATTCCCAAGACTAGTCGTTGGCGAAAGCCTTATTCCCAGAGTGATGGATCATTTTGATGAAGCCGGATTGTTTCCTGCTTTAGATAAAATGGGCTTCGAAAAAAAAATGGGAGCACGTTTTATGAGAGGAAATGAGGTCTGTATTTTTGATTTCAGCAACAAATTCGGAGATGGTTGGGACTGGACATGGCAGGTTCCAAGAGCTGATTTCGACAATACTCTAGCTCAGGAAGTCATCAACAAAGGCATTGATCTTGAATTTGAAACCGAAGTTATTGGAATCGAGTTTAATGGAACTGATTCTATTACGACTGTAAAAGACAAGAACGGAAACACAAAAGAAATTCATGCAAAATTCGTGATTGATTCCAGCGGTTATGGAAGAGTTTTACCGAGACTTTTAGACCTTGAAAAACCGTCAAAATTATCTCCACACTCTGCAATGTTCGCCCATGTAGAAGATATTAACAGAGAAGAAGGTGAAGAAGGCACTTTAATTTCTTTTGACATTATAGAAACTGAAGTCTGGCTTTGGGTAATTCCTTTTTCTAATGGAAACACCAGTATAGGAATTGTTGGCCCTACTGATTATATCGAAAAACTATCTGAAAACGGAGATCCTACAGAAGCTTTAAGAAAAGCAATTTCCCTTTCTGATTATTATGTAAAACGTTTTGGTGATGTAGAATTTCTTTTTGAACCAAGACATTTAAAAGATTATTCTTGTTCGGTAAAAAGTCTTTATGGAGACGGTTTTGCCTTAACAGGAAATGCTTCAGAATTTCTAGACCCTGTTTTCTCTTCAGGAATGGCTTTCGCAACAGAATCGGGAATGTTGGCTGCAAAATTAGCCATCAGACAATTGAATGGCGAGAAAATCGATTGGCAAAAAGAATATTCAGACTATATTTTGTACGGTGTAAATGTTTTCACCACCTATGTAAAAGAATGGTACACCGGAAATCTTCAGGAATTATTTTTTCACCAACCCGAAAATCCTGATGTAAAAAGGAAAATCTGTGCTGTTTTAGCAGGTTATGTTTGGGATAAGAAAAATACTTTTGTGAGAATACACGACACGGCAGTCGTAAACCTTGCCAACTTTATAAAAGCAGAAAAGCAACAAGCATAA